ACGAGATCCAGACCTCCGAGGGCAAGGGCGACACCTACTGGTTCGCGCCGATCATCGCGGACGCCGAGGCCGGTTTCGGCGGCCCGCTGAACGCCTTCGAGCTGATGAAGGCGATGATCAAGGCCGGCGCCGCCGGCGTGCACTGGGAAGACCAGCTGGCGTCCGAAAAGAAGTGCGGCCATCTCGGCGGCAAGGTTCTGATCCCGACGCAGCAGCACATCCGCACGCTGAACGCCGCCCGTCTCGCCGCCGACGTCTGCGGCACCTCGACCCTGGTGATCGCCCGCACCGACGCCGAGTCGGCGCAGCTCATCACCTCGGACATCGACGAGCGTGACCATCCCTTCATCGATTTCGACGCCGGCCGCACCACCGAGGGCTTCTTCCGCCTGAAGAAGGGCATGGGCGTCGATCACTGCATCGCCCGCGGCCTGTCCTACGCGCCGTATTCGGACCTGATGTGGTGGGAGACCTCCAAGCCGAACCTGGACGAGGCGCGCCGCTTCGCCGAGGCCGTCCACAAGCAGTTCCCGGGCAAGATGCTGGCCTACAACTGCTCGCCGTCCTTCAACTGGAAGGCCAACCTGGACGACGCCACCATCGCCAAGTACCAGCGCGAGCTGGGCGCGATGGGCTACAAGTTCCAGTTCGTCACGCTGGCCGGCTTCCACAGCCTGAACTACTCGGCCTTCACCCTCGCCAAGGGTTACGCCGAGCGCGGCATGGCCGCCTACTCCGAACTGCAGGAGGCCGAATTCGCGGCCGAGAAGGACGGTTACACCGCCACCAAGCACCAGCGCGAAGTCGGCACCGGCTACTTCGACGCGGTCGCCACGGCGATCTCCGGCGGCACCTCCTCGACCACCGCGTACAAGGACTCCACCGAGGCTGACCAGTTCCATTGATCGCAGGTTCCGATCATCGGAATTGGTCCGTGATCCGGTGTGCGAGCCGGATCTTTTCGAACGGCTGATGCTTTGACTTGCCGACGGCCGGGGGCCTTCCCCCCGGCCGCTTTTTTATGTCCGAACGGTTTTGAATCGGTTCATTCGTCATAAGCCGCCGGCGAAGCCACGCCCCCATGGTATGGCAGACCTGCGCCGCATCAACCGGTGGTACAGGCCGGTTAGGCCGAAAGTCTTGAACGGGGCTGGAAATTACCGCTAAATCACCTGCCGCGGCGCGGATCCGCGGAGGCGCAGCCTTGGGTGCGGCGCGGAATCCGTTGTTGACTTGGCTCCGCTTCGGGACCAATTAACTTCGCATGCTGAAAACAAACCGATCCGGGACGTAGAAGGTCCCACACGCCGGCACCCGACCTCGGGCCACCGGCGGGCGGAACTGGCCGCCGCGCAATCGCTTGCGCGGCGATGACCGTTTCCCGACCGCCCCCTGCTCCGGCGGGTTCTCCCCTGGTCGAACATCCCATCGGAGATGGTCCGGCGTATTTTGGTGAAACTATGAAAGGACAAGACAGTATGGATCAATCGCTCGCAGGAAAGTCCATCGCCATCCTCGTCTCCAACGGCTTTGAAGAAGCGGAGATGACCGAGCCGCAACGCGCCCTGATCAAGACCGGCGCCACGCTGCGTACCATCTCGACCGAGACGGGTCTGGTCAACGGCTGGCACGGCAAGTCCTGGGGCCATTACTTCCCGGTGGACAAGCATCTGAGCGAGGCGCTGGGCGCCGACTTCGACATGCTGCTGCTGCCGGGCGGTGAGCGCAGCGTGGCGAAGCTGCAGCAGTCGGCCCACACCCGCCGCATCGTCGGCCATTTCCTGGATGCCGGCAAGCCGATCGCCGCCATCGACCAGGGCATCCAGCTGCTCGCCATCCCCGGCAAGCTGCGCGGCCGTCTGCTGGCCGCCCCGGAAGCCTACCGCGCCGACCTGACCGCCGCCGGCGGCCGGATCAGCGACGAGGCCCTGGTCGTCGACGACGTCACGGTCTCGGCGCTGGGCCAGGAGCAGCTGAACGACTTCGTCGAAGCCGTGGTGAAGCTGTTCACCGAGCTGGGTTCCGTTCGCAAGGCCGCCTGACCTCCATCCTCAGCCGGTCCCGAAACGGCCGCCGCACCAACCGGGTGCGGCGGCCGTTTCGTTTTTGCGTCCCAGTCATCCGGGACACCGTACCCGGGTCGTGACCATTTCCGTTCGCCTGCAATCTCCGACCAATACACTCACCTTCCACGTTGATAATTTTAAACGTTCGGATTAGTAAGGTTGAGTGTCGAACAATTCCATCGGGCAGAGGATCCTCTAGCCGGTACTTTGGCGGGAATGCAGGCATAATGGATAAAATTCGAGCATTCGGGCGTCTCACCATCCGCGCCAAGATCATCATCGCCGTTCTGGGCACTGTTGTGATGGCCGGCGCCTTTGGACTTTTCACGCTGAGCCGACTTGAAATCCTAAACAATGCCGCCGAAACGATGCGCAGCCGCTCGCTGCCGGCGACCCAGCTGGCCGGTCAACTGACCTCCGCCGCGCAGAGTCACCGCATCGCCGAGGCCGCCTATGCGCTCGCCACCAACGAGATGCAGGTGAACCAGGCGGAAAAGGGCTGGACCGACGCGGCGGCCGAGGTCGCGGCCCGCCGGCAGGAGGCCGGCGCCCGCTTCACCGCCGGGGAAGGGGCGGCGCGGCTGGCGGCCTTCGACGAGGCCTGGACCGCCTATGCCGCCGCGGCCGACCGGGTGCGCACCCAGGCGCGCGACGGCAACTTCCAATCCGCCGTCAATGTCTTCAAGCGCCCCAGCGCCGTCGCCTTCACCCGTGTGCAGGAGGCGTTGGACGCGCTGGTCGCCGGCACCATGGCCGACGCCGGCATCGTCGCCGACCAGGGGGCCGCGGTCTATCACAGCGCCCGCGGCATGGTCCTGGGCGGGGTGACGCTCTGCACCCTGCTGGCGCTGGGCTTCGGCGTCGTGCTGGTGCGCGGCATCTCCCGCCCGATCCTCGACGTGGCGAGCGCCCTGGAGCGGCTGGCCGCCCGCGACTTCTCCGCCAGTTTCGAGGAGGGCCGCCGCGACGAGATCGGCCGCATGGCGACCGCCGCCCGCGTCTTCCGCGACACCATGCTCGAAACCGAACGCCTGCAGCAGGACCAGGAGCGGCTGAAGACCGCCGCCGCCGAGGAGCGCCGCCGCGAACTGCGCACGCTGGCCGACGGCTTCGAGGCGACGGTGAAGCGGCTGGTCGAAGCGCTGTCGGCCTCCACCGCCGAGATGGCCTCCGCCTCCAGCGCGATGGCGGAGGGCGCGGCCGAGACGGCGCGCCATTCCGACGCCGTGTCGTCCGCCGCCGGCCGCGCCTCGGCCAATGTCGACAGCGTCGCCGCCGCCACCGCCGAACTGTCGGCCAGCTTCGCCGGCATCGCCCGGCTGGTCGCCGATTCCGCCGGCATCGCCGCCGACGCCACCCGCGACGCAGAACGCAGCACCGCCGTGATGGGCAGCCTGGCCGAAGCGGCGGAGGAGATCGGCAAGGTGGTGGACATGATTTCCGGCATCGCCGGCCAGACCAACCTGCTGGCGCTGAACGCCACCATCGAGGCCGCCCGCGCCGGCGAGGCCGGCAAGGGCTTCGCCGTCGTGGCGAGCGAGGTGAAGCAGCTCGCCGGCCAAACGGCCAAGGCCACCGCCGAGATCCAGGCGCGCATCGCCGAGATCCAGACCGCCTCGGGCACCGCCGTCGACACCATCGGCGCCGTCACCCGCACCATCGTCCGCATCAACGAGATCGCCGCCGAGGTCGCCGCCGCGGTGGAGCAGCAATCCGCCGCGGTGGGCGAGATCGCCGCCAACATCCAGGATGCCGCCGACGGCACCCGCACCGTTTCCACCAGCATCGCCGCCGTCACCGCCGCCGCCGCGTCCGCCGAACAGGCCAGCGGCGTGATGGTGCGCTCGGTGGACACGGTCACCGGCGACGCGGGGCGGATGCGGCAGGAGGTGGACGGATTCCTGGGGGCGCTGCGGGCGTCGTAGGAACCGGCTGCCCCCTCTCCCGCCCTCGGCCGGCCAAAGGCCGGTCCGATCGCGGGGAAGGGATGGAGAGGGGGCGATGGCGCCCCTCCCCTCACGCCTGCTTGGCGTCGATGATTCCCCGGCGCACCGCCCGCGTCTTGGTGAAGTGGTCCTGCAGCTGCTCGCCCTCGCCCCAGCGGATGGAGCGCTGCAGAGCCGTCAGATCCTCGGTGAAACGCTGCAGGATCTCCAGAACCGCCTCGCGGTTGTTCAGGAAGATGTCGCGCCACATCACCGGATCGCTGGCGGCGATGCGGGTGAAGTCGCGGAAGCCGCCGGCCGAGAACTTGATGACCTCGGACTTGGTGTCCTCCTCCAAATCCGACGCGGTGCCGACGATGGTGTAGGCGATCAGGTGCGGCAGGTGCGAGGTGATGGCCAGCACGCGGTCGTGGTGGCTGGCCTCCATGATCTCCACGGTGGAGCCGACGCGGCGCCACATCTCCGTCACCCGCGCCAGCGCATGGCGGTCGGCGCCGGTCGCCGGGGTCAGGATGCACCAGCGGCCCTGGAACAGGGTGGCGAAGCCGGCCTCGGGGCCGGAATGCTCGGTGCCCGCCACCGGATGGCCGGGGATCAGGTGGACGCCGTCGGGCAGATGCGGCCCGATGTCGCGCAGCGTCGCCTGTTTGACCGACCCGACATCGGTGACGATGGTTCCGCGCTTCAGAAGCGGCCCGATGGCCTCGCCCACCGCGGCGAAGCTGCCGACCGGGGTCGCCAGCACCACCAGCTCCGCACCGTCCAGCGCCGCCGCCAGATCGGTGGTGGCCTCCGCCACGATGCCGAGTTCCAGCGCCTTGGCGCAGGCCTCCGCGCTGCGGTCGGCGCAGACGACCTGCCGCGCGATCCCATATTCCGCCAGCGCCCGCGCCAGGGAGGAGCCGATCAGACCGATGCCGAGGATGGCGACTCGGTCGAACAGGGGGCCGGGGGCGGAAGCGGTATCGGTGCTGACCATGACGCGGGGTGTCCCGAAAAAGGCGTGGACGCCGGGGTGGACAAGGGGAAAAACCGTCCCGTTTAAACCACCTCGGGCCCGTCGGACCAAGCGATACTTTGATCCGGTACTTTGATCATGGCCCCCTCAGGCGTCGTTGCGCGTCATCTCCGCCCTGAGCGCCTCGGCCAGCCGCTGGAAGGTTTCCTTCCGGCCTGAGGTGCGGCGCCAGGCCAGCGCGATGCGGCGGCCGGGCCGGTCTCCGGCCAGCGGGCGCACCGCCAGATCCAGCCCGCGCAGGATGCCCGAATCGACCGCCATCTGCGGCAGCAGCGTCACCCCCAGCCCGTTCGCCACCATCTGCACCAGCGTGTGCAGGCTGGTGCCCTGGAAGGCGGTGTTGTGCGGCGTGGCGTCCAGCGCGCAGGCGGCCATGGCGTGGTCGCGCAGGCAATGCCCGTCCTCCAGCAGCAGCAGATCCTCCGACGGAACCGCCACGGGCTGCGCCGGGTCGCCGCCGCTCAGCCGATGGCCGGTGGGGCAGACGAAGCAGAAACGGTCCTCCGCGATGTCCTCCGTCTCCAGGTCGCCCATCGGATAGGGCAAGGCCAGCAGGGCCGCGTCGAGCTTGCCGGCGTTCAGCTGGCCGAGCAGGCGGGCCGTCTGGTCCTCGCGCAGATACAGGCGCAGGCGCGGGAAGGCCTCGCGCAGGGCCGGCATCACGCGGGGGATCAGGAAGGGGCCGATGGTCGGGATCACCCCCAGATGCAGGGCGCCCGACATCGGGTCGGCGGCGGAGCGGGTGATGTCCACCAGTTCCTCCGCCCCCTTCAGCAGCTGGCGCGCCCGTTCCGCGATCTCGCGGCCGAGCGGGGTCGGCAGCACCGAGCGGCGCGTGCGCTCCACCAGCGTGGCGCCCAGCAGGTCTTCCAATTCCTGGATGCCGGCGCTAAGCGTGGATTGGCTGACGAGACAAGCTTCCGCGGCCTGCCCGAAATGGCAGCGGTCGACGACGGCGACGAGATAGCGGAGCTGGCGCAGGGTCGGGAGCGGCTTCATGCCCGAATACGTAATCGGATTTTTCGATCAATTCAATTGGTATTTTCTACTTCTCTTGATCACAGATTTCCCGTATTCCTCCTTGGGTCAACGGGACAACGGAACGACGCCTCACCTCCGCCACTGAAACAGCCCCCTTGTTCGACAGGGTGCGCCGCACTAAGTCGGGCATGTCTCGGCCACTGGCCGGGGATCGAGGCGACAACCATTCATCGCACCCCATCGGAGAACACTAAATGTCCTTGATCAACAGCGAGATTAAGCCCTTTAAGGCGACCGCGTACAAGAACGGCAAGTTCATCGAAGTGACCGATGCCGACCTGAAGGGCAAGTGGTCGGTCGTGTTCTTCTATCCGGCCGACTTCACCTTCGTCTGCCCGACGGAGCTGGAAGACCTGGCCGACAACTATGCCGAGTTCCAGAAGCTGGGCGTCGAGATCTACAGCGTCTCCACCGACACCCATTTCTGCCACAAGGCCTGGCACGACACCTCGCCGGCCATCGGCAAGATCGGCTACACCATGATCGGTGACCCGACGCTGACCATCAGCCGCAACTTCGAGGTCCTGATCGAGGAAGTCGGCCTGGCCGACCGCGGCACCTTCGTCGTCGATCCGGACGGCAAGATCCAGATCGTCGAGATCACCGCCGGCGGCATCGGCCGCGACGCCAAGGAGCTGCTGCGCAAGGTCAAGGCCGCCCAGTACGTCGCCGCCCACCCGGGCGAGGTCTGCCCGGCCAAGTGGCAGGAAGGCGAGAAGACCCTCGCCCCGTCGCTCGACCTCGTCGGCAAGATCTAAGGTTTTCCCGCAAGGAAACCCTCGGATCGGGGGCCGGTTCAGGCCGGCCCCCACCCCGCCGCCCCGGCGGGTTTTGATTGCAGTACCCTCGGACGGGCCGCCACTGCCGCAAGGCGGTTTCAACGGGCCGGCCACCCAGCCGCCTCGGGCGCCACCCGGTGAGCTCCCGTGACGGGTTTCGTCGTCGGCTTCCCGATCCCCGCGAAGGCGGGCACCCAGAAGCGCTTTTTGTCGCAGCCTTTTCCAAAGTCTGGATCCCCGCCTGCGCGGAGACGACGATGACGTTTCGCACTCTTCACTGTTTCAAAACCGGACCACGCGCCGGAACCGACACCCCCACCCGACTCGATCTCCCGATCCGGGTCATCCAATTCTCCGCCCGGACCGCCGCCATCATGGGCAGGCGATCCGCCACGGACACGAGACGTTGGGAAAGAGAGCCATGCTGGACGCCAATCTGAAGACGCAGTTGAAGGCTTATCTGGAGCGCATCACCCATCCGATCACGCTGGTCGCGTCGCTGGACGGCGGTGCGAAGTCGCAGGAAATGCTGGGCCTGCTGGAAGACATCGCCTCGCTGTCGGACAAGATCACCCTGGACCGCAGCGGCGCCGACGCCCGCAAGCCGTCCTTCGCGATCAACCGCGACGGCAGCGACATCGGCGTCACCTTCGCCGGCCTGCCGATGGGGCACGAGTTCAATTCGCTGGTGCTGGCCCTGCTTCAGGTCGGCGGCCACCCGTCCAAGGAATCCGAGGAGTTGCTGGAGCAGATCCGCAACCTGGACGGCGATTACCGCTTCGAGACCTAT
Above is a window of Azospirillum ramasamyi DNA encoding:
- the ahpC gene encoding alkyl hydroperoxide reductase subunit C, which encodes MSLINSEIKPFKATAYKNGKFIEVTDADLKGKWSVVFFYPADFTFVCPTELEDLADNYAEFQKLGVEIYSVSTDTHFCHKAWHDTSPAIGKIGYTMIGDPTLTISRNFEVLIEEVGLADRGTFVVDPDGKIQIVEITAGGIGRDAKELLRKVKAAQYVAAHPGEVCPAKWQEGEKTLAPSLDLVGKI
- a CDS encoding prephenate/arogenate dehydrogenase family protein, which gives rise to MVSTDTASAPGPLFDRVAILGIGLIGSSLARALAEYGIARQVVCADRSAEACAKALELGIVAEATTDLAAALDGAELVVLATPVGSFAAVGEAIGPLLKRGTIVTDVGSVKQATLRDIGPHLPDGVHLIPGHPVAGTEHSGPEAGFATLFQGRWCILTPATGADRHALARVTEMWRRVGSTVEIMEASHHDRVLAITSHLPHLIAYTIVGTASDLEEDTKSEVIKFSAGGFRDFTRIAASDPVMWRDIFLNNREAVLEILQRFTEDLTALQRSIRWGEGEQLQDHFTKTRAVRRGIIDAKQA
- the aceA gene encoding isocitrate lyase, translating into MSLDEKTKAAIHAARYEGIRRDYTMDDVKRLSGSVKIEYTLAELGARRMWELLHTEPYINTLGALTGNQAMQAVKAGLKAIYLSGWQVAGDANTAGQMYPDQSLYPVNSVPAVVERINNAFKRADEIQTSEGKGDTYWFAPIIADAEAGFGGPLNAFELMKAMIKAGAAGVHWEDQLASEKKCGHLGGKVLIPTQQHIRTLNAARLAADVCGTSTLVIARTDAESAQLITSDIDERDHPFIDFDAGRTTEGFFRLKKGMGVDHCIARGLSYAPYSDLMWWETSKPNLDEARRFAEAVHKQFPGKMLAYNCSPSFNWKANLDDATIAKYQRELGAMGYKFQFVTLAGFHSLNYSAFTLAKGYAERGMAAYSELQEAEFAAEKDGYTATKHQREVGTGYFDAVATAISGGTSSTTAYKDSTEADQFH
- a CDS encoding methyl-accepting chemotaxis protein — its product is MDKIRAFGRLTIRAKIIIAVLGTVVMAGAFGLFTLSRLEILNNAAETMRSRSLPATQLAGQLTSAAQSHRIAEAAYALATNEMQVNQAEKGWTDAAAEVAARRQEAGARFTAGEGAARLAAFDEAWTAYAAAADRVRTQARDGNFQSAVNVFKRPSAVAFTRVQEALDALVAGTMADAGIVADQGAAVYHSARGMVLGGVTLCTLLALGFGVVLVRGISRPILDVASALERLAARDFSASFEEGRRDEIGRMATAARVFRDTMLETERLQQDQERLKTAAAEERRRELRTLADGFEATVKRLVEALSASTAEMASASSAMAEGAAETARHSDAVSSAAGRASANVDSVAAATAELSASFAGIARLVADSAGIAADATRDAERSTAVMGSLAEAAEEIGKVVDMISGIAGQTNLLALNATIEAARAGEAGKGFAVVASEVKQLAGQTAKATAEIQARIAEIQTASGTAVDTIGAVTRTIVRINEIAAEVAAAVEQQSAAVGEIAANIQDAADGTRTVSTSIAAVTAAAASAEQASGVMVRSVDTVTGDAGRMRQEVDGFLGALRAS
- a CDS encoding DJ-1/PfpI family protein: MDQSLAGKSIAILVSNGFEEAEMTEPQRALIKTGATLRTISTETGLVNGWHGKSWGHYFPVDKHLSEALGADFDMLLLPGGERSVAKLQQSAHTRRIVGHFLDAGKPIAAIDQGIQLLAIPGKLRGRLLAAPEAYRADLTAAGGRISDEALVVDDVTVSALGQEQLNDFVEAVVKLFTELGSVRKAA
- a CDS encoding hydrogen peroxide-inducible genes activator, whose amino-acid sequence is MKPLPTLRQLRYLVAVVDRCHFGQAAEACLVSQSTLSAGIQELEDLLGATLVERTRRSVLPTPLGREIAERARQLLKGAEELVDITRSAADPMSGALHLGVIPTIGPFLIPRVMPALREAFPRLRLYLREDQTARLLGQLNAGKLDAALLALPYPMGDLETEDIAEDRFCFVCPTGHRLSGGDPAQPVAVPSEDLLLLEDGHCLRDHAMAACALDATPHNTAFQGTSLHTLVQMVANGLGVTLLPQMAVDSGILRGLDLAVRPLAGDRPGRRIALAWRRTSGRKETFQRLAEALRAEMTRNDA